In Actinomadura luteofluorescens, the sequence CCGATATCGGCCGCACATCAGCCTGCTCGGCCTCATCTACCTGATCGTCGGCGTGTTCATCGCCTGGGATCGCGGCTACATCACCGAGGGCCTGGTGGAGAAGATCGTCAGCGCGCTGCTGGCCGTCTTCCTCTGGATCCTCGTCCTGCTCGGTGTGGACTTCCACATCAACTTCTGAGCCCTCGCGTCCCCCGAACCGGGCACGGGCCGTCCCTCTCCCCCGCGGAGGGACGGCCCGTGTCCTCGCCGGGGCCCGTGTCCTCGCCGACAGGTGCACGTCGCCACTCGGTCATAGACCGCAAGTGCCGCAAAGGTTACTTTCCGCTCATGACGAAAAAGGACTGCAGTTGCGGACATGGCGGCGGATGCTCGTGCGCGAAGGGCTGCTCCTGCGGCTGCAACGGCTGACCGCCCGGCACCCCGCGCTCACCCGAGGGTGCGGGCGTGCCAGAGGATCGGAGCGTCGGCGTCGGTGCCGGTCGCCAGGATCGCCGGGCCCATGGCGGTCAGGGCGGTGAGGCGCTGGTCGCCCGGACCGGTGAGGCCGGGGACGGCGAGGCGCCGCCAGTTCACGCCGTCGGATGACGTCAGGACGGCCGCGTCGTCCTTCGCCGAGGCCGCCGCGACGAAGCCGCCGGGCGTCGCCGCGACGGCGGTGGCGGCCAGGCCCGGCCCGAGGTCGCGCCGCGTCCACGTCGCACCGGCGTCGGTGGACACCAGCGCGGCCGCGCCGCCGGTGATCGCGACGAGGGTGTCGCCCTTGGCGGCGACCTGGGTGAGCGGAGCGGTGAGGCCGGGCGGAAGCTTGGCGGCGGTCCACCTGAGGCCGTCCGGGGACGTCCAGGCCGCGGGCTCCTTGCCCCGTCCGCCGACCGCCGCGTAGGCCCTGCTCGTGGCGGCCACGTCGGCCGGGGCGCCGTCGAGGCCCGCGCGGCTCCAGGTGCTCAGGTCGGCCGAACGCCAGGCCACGCCCGTCCCGACCGCGACGTAGCCGGACGGGCCGGTGGCGGCGGCCACGGGCGGCGGGCCCGCCGGGAACCGGGGCCTCTGCCAGGTGAGCCCGTCCTGCGAGGTCAGCGCGAGAGGGCCGGGGGACGTGCCCGCCGCGCGGCCGACGGCCAGCCAGCCGCGCCCGCCGCGGACGGCATCGGACAGCAGGCCGGCCGTGGCGGGGAACCCGGCGCGCTTCCACGCGCGGCCGTCGGGGGCCGTCCAGATCGCGGCGTTGCCGTTGGTGCTTCCCACCGCGACGGAGACGCCCGGCCCCGCGGCCAGCGACCTGACCGAGCGCTCCGGATGGACGGCGCCCGGGACGGTGCGCAGGTCCACGCCGAACAGGTAGCCGTCGTCGCCCTGCCGCCCCGAGACGGCGATCTTTCCGTTGGCGACCGTCAGGCCGCTGCTCCGCACCGGCGCGGCGATCGTGCCTCCCGGCTGCCAGGTGCGGCCGTCCGCGCTCCGCAGGACGGTGCGCGCGCCCCGCTGGCCGGCCGCCGCACCTTGGACGATGACGGCGAGGCCGGAGGGGGTGCCGTCGAAGCGCTCGATCCCGGCGCCGCCGAACCGGCCCGCGGCCTGCCACCTGGCACCGTCCGCCGAGGTGAACAGGACGCCGAAGCGCGTCGTCCTGCGCTTCTTCTTGCGGCCGGTCGTCTGCCTGCCCTCGCGGACGGTCGCGAAGCCGCCGGGGCCGACCGCCAGGCCCTTCGTCGGCCCGTAGGAGCCCTGCGCCTGGGGGACGCCGACGAGCGCCCACGTCCGGCCGCCGTCGGTGGACCGCCAGAGACCGTCGGTCCGCACGGTCCGCGTGACCTTCTTCTTGCCCCGCTTCGTGGTGACCCTCTTGCCGTACGTCCCGTGCGCCACGACCGCGTTCCCGGACGCCGCGACGCGGTCGAGGGCGGTGATCCCCGCGATGCCGTCGACGCGCTGCCACGCGTGCCCGTCCGCCGAGGTCCAGGCCACCGCGCGGCCGCCGGAGGAGCCCACGGCGACGAAGCCCTGGCCGGTCCGGGCCAGGTCGTTCACCTGGTCGGACGGGGTGAAGCCCGCGGTGGGCGGGCGGCGCGTCCAGGTCGCGGCGTCCTCGCTCGTCCACGCCGTCACGCCGCCGGCGGAGGAGCGGCCGAGCGCGGCCCAGCGGCCCGCCCCGCCGTCGACCAGGCGCGGGGTTTCGCCGGGCGGGACGGCGGAGCCGTCCGCCGTGCGCAGCGCCGCGAGCGACCAGGCGTGCCCCGCGTCGGCGGAGACGAGGAAGCGGGCCCGCTCCCGGCCGGGGACGCCGTCGCCCTCGGTGCCCGCCGCGACGACGGTCGCGCCCGCGGAGGCGAGGGTCGTGAGGTCCTGGACGAGGCCGTCGCTCGTGGCGGCCGGATCGGGGGCGAACAGCCGGTCCGCGACGACCGGCCCGGGCAGGCCCTGCTCCGCCGGCCCGTCGTCGCCCCGCGACACCGCGTAGATCGCGCCGCCGGCGACCACGACGAGCCCGGCCGCGACCGCGGCCCGCGCGCGGAACCGCCGCGTCGGCCCGGACCGCATCGCCGGTCGCGGGCGCGCCGGCGGCCTGGGCGGGCCCGCGACCAGCACGTCATGCGGGTCGGGTCGCACCGGGCGCGGCAGCGCGGGCTTCCGCGGGGACTTCGCGCGGACGGCGTCGCGGCTCGCGGGCCGCGGCGCGGCCTCCCGGGGAGCGGAGCCGTGGCCCCAGTCCAGCCCGGCGGAGCGCCACGCCTCGAAGGCGCGCTGCCAGGGCGACCGCGCGGCCGGCATGTCGGCGAGGTCCCCCGCGACGCCGAACGTGAGGCGCCGCCGCACGTGCCGGGAGTCCGCCGGGCCCTCCTCGGCCGTCCGCCGGGCCTCGTGCTGCTCCGGGGTCCTCGCGGTCACACGCGCTCCTTCACGGTCCCTGTCGAGTCACCATCAAATCGCGCCACGGGGGGCCTTGTACTGACATCCGCGTGAACGCCGGCCGATGGGGGCCGCGGGAGCGTTCTATCACCTCACGCCCGAGATATCCGATCTTTCGCTTCGATCGCTCCCTTGTAGGCGTAGCCCTTGACGCGCAGGACCGGCGCCCCCGGCCGAAGGGCGCCGCAGACCTCGGTGGACACGCCCACGCCGTCGGCCTCCACGCGGACTCCCGGCGGCACGACGATCTGGACGGTGGACTTGTAGGCGAGCACCCACAGGGTCGTGACCTCCCCGTCGAGGTCGGCCTCGCGGAGGTCGAGCAGGCCCGTCCCCTTGTAGACCACGGTCGTGAACCGTTCGGGCAGCCGCCAGCGCCCGGCCTTCGCCACCGATCCCTTGTAGGCGACCTGGAACCGGCCGGCGGGCGCGTTCCCGGTCTCCTCCCGGGCGGCCCGCCCGGCCGGCAGGTCGGCGACCAGCGCGCCCAGGTCGTCGTAGGTGCGCGCGGCCAAGGCCAGGTCGATGCGCTCGTCCAGCTCGGCTTCGCTCAGCCGCCCCT encodes:
- a CDS encoding DUF1707 SHOCT-like domain-containing protein, with product MSVEQDRAAPAVRASDRDRDEMLVRLHTAFAEGRLSEAELDERIDLALAARTYDDLGALVADLPAGRAAREETGNAPAGRFQVAYKGSVAKAGRWRLPERFTTVVYKGTGLLDLREADLDGEVTTLWVLAYKSTVQIVVPPGVRVEADGVGVSTEVCGALRPGAPVLRVKGYAYKGAIEAKDRISRA